The proteins below come from a single Nocardioides eburneiflavus genomic window:
- a CDS encoding SigE family RNA polymerase sigma factor yields the protein MATPDGFAEFVLARQAALLRTAYLLTGHAQDAEDLVQTTLVKVVPQWRRIRDNPEPYVRRVLVNENVSRWRRRRWREESTDALPEQLADAPDHDELLAVRSALAALAPRQRAVLVLRYYEGRSEAEIAAALGIAPGTVKSLARDGLARLRQALPAEDDAVEGAGSLTR from the coding sequence GTGGCCACGCCTGACGGCTTCGCCGAGTTCGTGCTCGCCCGGCAGGCTGCGCTGCTGCGCACGGCGTACCTCCTCACCGGGCACGCGCAGGACGCCGAGGACCTCGTGCAGACCACGCTGGTCAAGGTGGTCCCGCAGTGGCGGCGGATCCGCGACAACCCCGAGCCGTACGTCAGGCGGGTCCTCGTCAACGAGAACGTCTCGCGTTGGCGTCGTCGCCGGTGGCGCGAGGAGAGCACCGACGCGCTGCCCGAGCAGCTCGCCGACGCCCCGGACCACGACGAGCTGCTCGCCGTACGCTCCGCGCTGGCCGCCCTCGCGCCCCGGCAGCGGGCGGTCCTCGTGCTGCGCTACTACGAGGGCCGCTCCGAGGCAGAGATCGCCGCGGCGCTCGGGATCGCGCCGGGCACGGTGAAGTCGCTGGCCCGCGACGGGCTCGCCAGGCTGAGGCAGGCCCTCCCCGCCGAGGACGACGCCGTGGAGGGCGCCGGTAGCCTGACGCGGTGA
- a CDS encoding DUF3105 domain-containing protein: protein MIDADGQPAPPRPEPAPVVQELGPRRLPLVLASVAAALVLAAALVAPLVDRLVRGDELEQRALDLSLVETWEITDRAHTTGDVTYPQDPPAGGAHAPIWLACGVYDEPVREENAVHDLEHGTVWITHDPGLSAADVEALADRLPDNGIMSPREGLPSPVVVTVWGAQLRLDGADDERLGLFLEEYGDGHTAPELGVSCQGGTPDPQGATPDEGTNT, encoded by the coding sequence GTGATCGACGCCGACGGCCAGCCCGCTCCACCGCGCCCGGAGCCGGCACCCGTGGTCCAGGAGTTGGGGCCCCGTCGGCTGCCCCTCGTCCTGGCGAGCGTCGCCGCCGCGCTCGTGCTCGCCGCCGCTCTCGTCGCGCCGCTGGTGGACCGGCTGGTCCGCGGTGACGAGCTGGAGCAACGCGCGCTCGACCTCAGCCTCGTCGAGACCTGGGAGATCACCGACCGGGCGCACACGACCGGCGACGTCACATACCCGCAGGATCCGCCCGCCGGGGGCGCGCACGCGCCGATCTGGCTGGCGTGCGGCGTCTACGACGAGCCGGTGCGCGAGGAGAACGCCGTCCACGACCTCGAGCACGGCACCGTCTGGATCACCCACGACCCCGGCCTGTCCGCCGCGGACGTCGAGGCGCTGGCCGACCGGCTCCCGGACAACGGCATCATGTCGCCGCGCGAGGGCCTGCCCTCACCGGTGGTGGTCACCGTCTGGGGTGCCCAGCTCCGGCTCGACGGCGCAGACGACGAGCGGCTCGGGCTCTTCCTCGAGGAGTACGGCGACGGCCACACCGCCCCGGAGCTCGGGGTCAGCTGCCAGGGCGGCACCCCCGACCCCCAGGGGGCGACCCCGGACGAGGGCACCAACACCTGA
- a CDS encoding thiamine-binding protein, whose protein sequence is MIVAFSLSPMSSDPTGSVTEAVASAVRVVRESGLPHETNAMFTNIEGEWDEVMTVVKRAVDVVAEVSPRVGLVLKADIRPGYDGQLTAKVERIEEALGD, encoded by the coding sequence ATGATCGTGGCCTTCTCGCTCTCGCCCATGTCCAGCGACCCGACCGGGTCCGTCACCGAGGCGGTCGCCTCTGCCGTACGGGTCGTCCGCGAGTCCGGGCTGCCGCACGAGACCAACGCGATGTTCACCAACATCGAGGGGGAGTGGGACGAGGTGATGACAGTCGTCAAGCGCGCCGTCGACGTGGTCGCCGAGGTGTCCCCGCGGGTCGGTCTCGTGCTGAAGGCCGACATCCGGCCGGGCTACGACGGGCAGCTCACTGCCAAGGTCGAGCGCATCGAGGAGGCGCTGGGCGACTGA
- a CDS encoding YjbQ family protein — protein sequence MESETRTYRTGGDEVVLDLTRDAADVVAGRGDGLLHVFVPHATAGIAIIETGAGSDDDLLAALGDLLPADDRWRHRHGSPGHGRSHVMPAIVPPYATVPVLGGRLALGTWQSICLVDLNVDNAEREVRWSFLEG from the coding sequence ATGGAGAGTGAGACCAGGACCTACCGCACCGGCGGCGACGAGGTCGTGCTCGACCTGACCCGCGACGCCGCGGACGTCGTGGCCGGTCGCGGCGACGGGCTCCTGCACGTGTTCGTGCCGCACGCGACCGCCGGCATCGCGATCATCGAGACCGGAGCGGGATCCGACGACGACCTGCTGGCCGCCCTCGGCGACCTGCTCCCGGCAGACGACCGGTGGCGACACCGCCACGGCTCGCCGGGGCACGGACGGTCGCACGTCATGCCGGCGATCGTGCCGCCGTACGCCACGGTCCCCGTGCTGGGCGGCCGGCTCGCCCTGGGCACCTGGCAGAGCATCTGCCTCGTGGACCTCAACGTCGACAACGCCGAGCGCGAGGTGCGCTGGTCCTTCCTGGAGGGCTGA
- a CDS encoding GNAT family N-acetyltransferase, with product MVADGTDIEVREAGDADTPAMEVVVEAAFDEQGAAINDVMARLRGVEDMAVELVAVSGDEVVGLVALSRAWLDARERLVDVLVLSPLAVVPDQQGRGIGTRLLDAVPEAAEGLGAPLVFLEGDPGFYAARGWQTASGHGLERPSRRIPESACQARLLAGHEPWMTGRLVYPDVWWRLDLVGLRDPLLAEIEEADLGSRQ from the coding sequence ATGGTGGCGGACGGGACGGACATCGAGGTCCGCGAGGCCGGGGACGCCGACACCCCGGCGATGGAGGTCGTGGTCGAGGCAGCCTTCGACGAGCAGGGCGCCGCGATCAACGACGTGATGGCCCGTCTGCGCGGCGTCGAGGACATGGCCGTCGAGCTGGTGGCGGTCTCGGGTGACGAGGTGGTCGGGCTGGTGGCACTCTCGCGGGCCTGGCTCGACGCCCGGGAGCGCCTGGTCGACGTCCTTGTGTTGAGCCCCCTGGCCGTCGTGCCGGACCAACAGGGTCGGGGCATCGGCACCCGCCTGCTCGATGCGGTGCCCGAGGCGGCCGAGGGACTGGGCGCGCCTCTGGTGTTCCTCGAGGGCGATCCCGGCTTCTACGCCGCCCGCGGGTGGCAGACCGCCTCGGGCCACGGTCTCGAGCGCCCCTCGCGACGCATCCCCGAGTCTGCCTGCCAGGCGCGGCTGCTCGCGGGCCACGAGCCGTGGATGACGGGGCGCCTCGTCTATCCCGACGTGTGGTGGCGCCTCGACCTCGTCGGCCTGCGCGACCCCCTCCTCGCCGAGATCGAGGAGGCAGACCTGGGATCCCGCCAGTGA
- a CDS encoding NUDIX domain-containing protein codes for MHASAPDPGPDPRRSAGVVLVDRRGWILLQERDEHPRIDPEKWGLAGGHVDPGEDFAAATDLTDADEGEPPRAVGGRPRPGMK; via the coding sequence GTGCACGCAAGCGCACCGGACCCCGGCCCCGACCCGCGCCGCTCCGCCGGGGTGGTCCTGGTCGACCGGCGAGGCTGGATCCTGCTCCAGGAGCGGGACGAGCACCCCCGCATCGACCCCGAGAAGTGGGGCCTCGCAGGCGGGCACGTCGACCCGGGGGAGGACTTCGCCGCCGCCACCGACCTCACCGACGCCGACGAGGGGGAGCCTCCACGAGCCGTCGGTGGCCGTCCACGACCTGGCATGAAATAG
- the dxs gene encoding 1-deoxy-D-xylulose-5-phosphate synthase — MALLDSIASPRDLRDLSAEQLDELAAEIRDVMIRTVATNSGHLGPNLGVVELTLAIHRVFDSPRDRVVFDTGHQSYVHKLVTGRHADFGTLRKEGGVSGYPSQAESEHDIVENSHASTSLSYADGLAKAYAIRGEDRHVVAVIGDGALTGGMAWEALNNIAIARNSRLVIVVNDNERSYTPTIGGLATALTSLRTNPRYEQVLDLVKKRLNQVPGVGHAAYDALHAVKKGMKDALAPQGLFEDLGLKYVGPVDGHDRAAMEQALANAKRFNGPVIVHAITRKGQGYDPALRHEADQFHAPGPFDVQTGAEKPKGRIWTDHFSEAIVDLGERRDDVVAITAAMMHPVGLDVFAQRFPERTFDVGIAEQHAVTSAAGLAMGGLHPVFAVYATFLNRAFDQVLMDVALHRCGVTFVLDRSGVTGDDGASHNGMWDMSILQVVPGLRLAAPRDVTRLHELLDEAVLVDDAPTVVRFPKGPPPEDVPAIDRVGGADVLARTGDKDVLVVAVGSMATTAVEVAARLTDQGIGVTVVDPRWVKPVDPAIVDLAREHRLVVSVEDNGRVGGCGAALLQTLNDAGVRTPFRLHGIPQEFLDHAKRDVILARIGLDAQTIARTIVEDVTALDRGLTLVEVEHPA; from the coding sequence ATGGCACTCCTCGACTCGATCGCCTCCCCGCGCGACCTCCGTGACCTCTCTGCGGAGCAGCTGGACGAGCTGGCCGCCGAGATCCGGGACGTGATGATCCGCACGGTGGCCACCAACTCCGGCCACCTCGGTCCCAACCTCGGCGTCGTCGAGCTGACGCTGGCCATCCACCGGGTCTTCGACTCCCCGCGCGACCGGGTCGTGTTCGACACCGGCCACCAGTCCTACGTGCACAAGCTCGTCACGGGCCGCCATGCCGACTTCGGCACGCTCCGCAAGGAGGGTGGCGTCAGCGGCTACCCCAGCCAGGCGGAGTCCGAGCACGACATCGTCGAGAACTCGCACGCGTCCACCTCCCTGTCCTACGCCGACGGCCTCGCCAAGGCGTACGCCATCCGCGGCGAGGACCGCCACGTCGTGGCGGTCATCGGCGACGGGGCGCTGACCGGCGGGATGGCCTGGGAGGCGCTCAACAACATCGCGATCGCCCGCAACAGCCGCCTGGTGATCGTCGTCAACGACAACGAGCGCTCCTACACCCCGACCATCGGCGGCCTCGCCACGGCGCTCACGTCGCTGCGCACCAACCCGCGCTACGAGCAGGTCCTCGACCTGGTCAAGAAGCGGCTCAACCAGGTGCCCGGCGTCGGGCACGCCGCCTACGACGCGCTCCACGCGGTCAAGAAGGGCATGAAGGACGCCCTCGCCCCGCAGGGCCTGTTCGAGGACCTCGGCCTCAAGTACGTCGGTCCCGTCGACGGTCACGACCGCGCCGCGATGGAGCAGGCGCTGGCCAACGCCAAGCGGTTCAACGGCCCCGTGATCGTCCACGCGATCACCCGCAAGGGCCAGGGCTACGACCCGGCGCTGCGCCACGAGGCCGACCAGTTCCACGCGCCCGGCCCGTTCGACGTCCAGACCGGCGCGGAGAAGCCCAAGGGCAGGATCTGGACCGACCACTTCTCCGAGGCGATCGTGGACCTCGGCGAGCGTCGCGACGACGTCGTCGCCATCACGGCCGCGATGATGCACCCGGTCGGCCTCGACGTGTTCGCGCAGCGGTTCCCCGAGCGCACCTTCGACGTCGGCATCGCCGAGCAGCACGCCGTCACCTCGGCCGCCGGCCTCGCCATGGGCGGGCTGCACCCCGTGTTCGCGGTCTACGCGACCTTCCTCAACCGCGCCTTCGACCAGGTGCTGATGGACGTCGCGCTCCACCGCTGCGGCGTGACCTTCGTGCTCGACCGGTCCGGCGTGACCGGCGACGACGGCGCCAGCCACAACGGCATGTGGGACATGTCGATCCTCCAGGTCGTCCCGGGCCTGCGCCTCGCCGCGCCGCGTGACGTCACCCGGCTCCACGAGCTGCTCGACGAGGCAGTCCTGGTCGACGACGCGCCCACGGTCGTCCGCTTCCCCAAGGGCCCGCCGCCCGAGGACGTGCCCGCGATCGACCGCGTCGGCGGCGCCGACGTACTGGCACGCACCGGCGACAAGGACGTCCTGGTCGTGGCCGTCGGGTCGATGGCGACCACGGCCGTCGAGGTCGCCGCGCGCCTCACCGACCAGGGCATCGGGGTGACCGTGGTCGACCCGCGCTGGGTCAAGCCGGTCGACCCCGCGATCGTCGACCTCGCCCGCGAGCACCGTCTCGTGGTCAGCGTGGAGGACAACGGACGCGTCGGCGGCTGCGGTGCCGCGCTGCTCCAGACGCTCAACGACGCGGGCGTGCGTACGCCCTTCCGCCTGCACGGCATCCCGCAGGAGTTCCTCGACCACGCCAAGCGCGACGTGATCCTCGCCCGCATCGGCCTCGACGCCCAGACGATCGCGCGCACCATCGTCGAGGACGTCACCGCCCTCGACCGGGGGCTCACCCTCGTGGAGGTCGAGCACCCGGCCTGA
- a CDS encoding methionine/alanine import family NSS transporter small subunit has product MSAAAVVMMLIAMTVLWGGLAVAIWNINRYRGEEPGSVQRDL; this is encoded by the coding sequence ATGTCCGCAGCAGCCGTGGTCATGATGCTGATCGCCATGACCGTCCTCTGGGGTGGCCTGGCCGTCGCGATCTGGAACATCAACCGCTACCGCGGCGAGGAGCCCGGGTCGGTCCAGCGGGACCTCTGA